The stretch of DNA ATTTATTTCGGTTAATGCAGAATTAACACTTTGATCGAGAAGGCCAATTACAGTAAAACTAAAAACATAATCAAAGTAGTTATGGGGATAATTTAATTCTTCAATATCCATGATGGATAAATGGGGAATACTCTTTTTTTGTCCTTCCCTAATCATACCAGGTGATATGTCAACACCATTATAGAAGGAACACCAAGCGGGATATTTCTTATTTAAATATTCATATAATAAACCAGTCCCTGCTCCAGCATCTAAAAACATTTTTCTTTTTTTTACCTGAAAAAAATCATCAAGAGCGTTATATTTTTTCCATTGTAATTCTTTGAATTGTTCATCATAGTTTGAAGAACTTTTGTTGTATGAGTTAGTTAATATGTCTTTCATGGGCTAATTGACTACCTCCATCAGTATCAATAATGTGATGTTATTAAAGTAGTAATCCTTTTGTCTACTTAAAAAAAATTGTGAAATAAAAATGGTAAAAAAATGAATGAATTTATTTATGGAACAGTAAGCAACAACACAGACCCAGATAGTATGGGACGTATCAAAGTAAGCTATTCATTGCAAGGTGAAGACACAGAAACAGACTGGCTACCTATCTTAAGTTTTTATGCAACCAATGGTTCTGGAGCTTTTTTCCTACCTGAAGTGGGAGACCAAGTTGTTATAGCCTTTCAAGATGCCAGACACCAGGCAGGCTTTGTCCTAGGAAGTCTCCACCATCAGGACAACCTTCCCCCCAGTACAGAAGAAAACACCGACAGTGATCTTAATGCAGATGGTGAAAACAATCTCCAATTCATTAAAAGTCGTTCCGGTAATAAACTGATCCTGGATGATAAATC from Spirochaeta cellobiosiphila DSM 17781 encodes:
- a CDS encoding methyltransferase domain-containing protein, translating into MKDILTNSYNKSSSNYDEQFKELQWKKYNALDDFFQVKKRKMFLDAGAGTGLLYEYLNKKYPAWCSFYNGVDISPGMIREGQKKSIPHLSIMDIEELNYPHNYFDYVFSFTVIGLLDQSVNSALTEINRVLKKEGILVFSILKKNVTNNIYEEIGNTNFSLLNTFDHGQDFFFLCKNIKK
- a CDS encoding phage baseplate assembly protein V codes for the protein MNEFIYGTVSNNTDPDSMGRIKVSYSLQGEDTETDWLPILSFYATNGSGAFFLPEVGDQVVIAFQDARHQAGFVLGSLHHQDNLPPSTEENTDSDLNADGENNLQFIKSRSGNKLILDDKSGEEKIQLIAADGATRFEFLMADEMINLETDKDLRISAAGKIMIEAEEAELSLSGGLQATADGISIESDSDVSLTASDNMNVEGSSVKLN